The following proteins are encoded in a genomic region of Streptococcus sp. 29892:
- a CDS encoding phosphomannomutase/phosphoglucomutase: MSHHHVLQNGSDIRGIAIATDEYAVNLTPQATKEVVRGLIHWLTQKPELAQAYQEGQLKIGIGRDSRLSGPDLVAAFTEEAVRLGVQLFDFGMATTPALFMSTQYPQFKCHAGVMITASHLPYYFNGIKIFSENGGAEHEDIDFILSHSEDLPASSLGSVTQADLITPYAQDLVGKIRTACGGQEKPLIGLNIIVDAGNGAGGFFAEKVLAELGADTTGSQFLDPDGTFPNHVPNPDNKEAMESIRQAVLKQGADLGIIFDTDVDRAALVTKSGQILNRNNLIAVLSQITLAEHPGTSIVTNSPTSEHLKVFIESLGGKQIRYISGYRNVINRAISANQEGVDCQLAIETSGHAAFKENYFLDDGTYVAAKILMLLPKLQAEGKSLDDLIAQLKQPLETQEVRFKLEAADYRALGEQVIADLRQTSLEGFAFNPENEEGVRFDLTAPYGDGWLLLRMSLHEPLLVLQVENDQTGHIPAVLRTLSAFLDQYPAVNQEKLKELL; this comes from the coding sequence ATGTCACATCATCATGTTTTGCAAAACGGATCGGATATTCGTGGAATTGCCATCGCTACAGACGAATATGCTGTCAATCTCACTCCACAGGCCACCAAGGAAGTGGTTCGCGGACTTATTCATTGGCTAACTCAGAAGCCAGAACTGGCGCAGGCCTATCAGGAAGGACAACTCAAGATTGGTATTGGTCGAGATAGTCGTCTCAGCGGTCCAGACTTGGTTGCCGCCTTCACAGAAGAAGCGGTGCGTTTGGGCGTTCAGTTGTTCGACTTCGGCATGGCCACTACGCCAGCCCTCTTCATGAGCACCCAGTACCCGCAGTTCAAGTGCCACGCTGGTGTCATGATTACCGCCAGCCACCTGCCTTATTACTTCAACGGCATTAAGATTTTTTCGGAAAATGGCGGAGCAGAACATGAAGATATTGACTTCATCCTCTCGCATAGTGAAGACTTGCCAGCTTCTTCCCTTGGAAGTGTGACCCAAGCAGACTTGATTACGCCTTATGCCCAAGACTTGGTTGGTAAAATTCGTACCGCCTGTGGTGGACAAGAAAAACCACTGATAGGTCTTAATATAATCGTTGATGCTGGAAATGGTGCAGGAGGCTTCTTTGCTGAGAAAGTTTTGGCAGAGCTAGGAGCAGACACTACAGGCTCACAATTCCTAGACCCCGACGGCACTTTCCCAAATCACGTTCCAAACCCAGATAACAAGGAAGCGATGGAAAGCATTCGTCAGGCTGTCTTGAAGCAAGGTGCAGATCTTGGTATTATCTTTGATACCGACGTTGACCGTGCCGCCCTGGTTACCAAGTCAGGTCAAATTCTCAATCGTAACAACCTGATTGCCGTTCTCAGCCAGATTACCCTGGCAGAACATCCAGGAACCAGTATTGTGACCAACTCTCCAACCTCTGAACACCTGAAAGTCTTTATCGAAAGCTTGGGTGGCAAACAAATTCGCTATATTTCAGGCTACCGTAATGTCATTAACCGTGCTATTTCAGCAAACCAAGAGGGAGTTGATTGCCAGTTGGCTATCGAAACCTCTGGACATGCTGCCTTTAAGGAAAATTACTTCCTCGATGACGGGACCTATGTGGCGGCTAAGATTCTCATGCTCTTACCAAAACTGCAAGCGGAAGGCAAGTCCTTGGACGACTTGATTGCCCAGCTTAAACAACCGCTGGAAACCCAAGAAGTACGGTTCAAACTAGAAGCGGCAGATTATCGAGCACTTGGTGAACAGGTGATTGCTGACCTCCGCCAAACCAGCCTCGAAGGCTTTGCTTTTAACCCAGAAAACGAAGAAGGAGTGCGGTTTGACCTGACTGCTCCTTATGGTGATGGCTGGCTCTTGCTCCGTATGAGCCTACATGAACCCCTCTTGGTCTTGCAGGTGGAAAACGACCAGACAGGCCATATTCCAGCTGTTTTACGAACCCTCTCAGCCTTTTTGGACCAGTACCCAGCTGTCAATCAGGAAAAGTTGAAAGAATTGCTATAA
- the ffh gene encoding signal recognition particle protein, translating to MAFESLTERLQSVFKNLRRKGKISESDIQEATKEIRLALLEADVALPVVKDFIKKVRERAIGHEVIETLNPAQQIIKIVDEELTAVLGSETSDIIKSPKIPTIIMMAGLQGAGKTTFTGKLANKLKQEENARPLLIAADIYRPAAIDQLKTLGQQIDVPVFELGNQVPALEIVRQGLEQAKANHNDYVLIDTAGRLQIDQALMAELREIKDFAQPNEILLVVDAMIGQEAANVAREFNDQLAITGVILTKIDGDTRGGAALSVRHITGQPIKFTGTGEKITDIETFHPDRMSSRILGMGDMLTLIEKASKEYDEKKSLELAEKMRENTFDFNDFIDQLDQVQNMGPMEDLLKMIPGMAGNPALANLKVDEREIARKRAIVSSMTPAERENPDLLTPSRRRRIANGSGNSFVEVNKFIKDFNQAKTMMQGVMSGDMGKMMKQMGINPNNLPKNMPNMNGMDMSALEDMMGGAGMPDMSQLMGGAGMPDMSQMFGGGLKGKIGEFAMKQAMKRQANKIKKAKKKRK from the coding sequence ATGGCTTTTGAAAGCTTAACAGAACGTTTGCAGAGTGTTTTTAAAAACCTACGTCGTAAGGGGAAAATTTCTGAGAGTGATATCCAAGAAGCCACCAAGGAAATCCGTCTGGCCTTACTAGAAGCCGACGTTGCCTTGCCAGTTGTAAAAGATTTCATCAAAAAAGTACGTGAACGTGCTATCGGTCATGAAGTCATTGAAACCCTGAACCCCGCTCAACAAATTATCAAAATCGTTGATGAAGAATTGACGGCTGTATTGGGGTCTGAAACGTCTGACATTATCAAGTCACCAAAAATTCCAACTATCATTATGATGGCTGGTTTGCAGGGGGCTGGTAAAACGACTTTCACAGGTAAGCTGGCCAACAAACTCAAGCAGGAAGAGAATGCTCGTCCTCTCTTGATTGCGGCCGATATTTATCGTCCAGCTGCCATTGACCAGTTGAAAACCCTTGGTCAACAAATTGATGTACCTGTATTCGAGTTGGGTAATCAAGTCCCTGCCCTGGAGATTGTACGCCAAGGTTTAGAACAAGCCAAAGCCAACCACAATGACTATGTCTTGATTGATACGGCCGGTCGTTTACAAATTGACCAAGCCCTTATGGCTGAATTAAGAGAAATCAAAGACTTTGCCCAACCAAATGAAATTCTCTTGGTTGTCGATGCCATGATTGGTCAGGAAGCTGCCAACGTTGCGCGTGAGTTCAATGATCAACTGGCTATTACTGGTGTGATTTTGACCAAGATTGACGGCGATACACGTGGTGGTGCTGCTTTGTCTGTCCGCCACATCACTGGTCAGCCAATCAAATTCACCGGTACTGGTGAAAAAATCACAGATATTGAAACCTTCCACCCAGACCGTATGTCTTCTCGTATCTTAGGTATGGGTGACATGCTGACCTTGATTGAGAAGGCGAGCAAGGAATATGATGAGAAGAAATCATTAGAACTCGCTGAAAAAATGCGTGAGAATACCTTTGATTTCAACGATTTCATCGATCAGCTGGACCAAGTTCAAAATATGGGACCTATGGAAGACCTGCTGAAGATGATTCCAGGTATGGCTGGTAACCCAGCCCTTGCCAACTTGAAAGTTGACGAGCGAGAAATTGCACGAAAACGAGCTATTGTATCTTCTATGACACCTGCCGAACGGGAAAATCCTGACTTGTTAACACCTAGCCGTCGTCGTCGTATTGCTAACGGTTCAGGAAATAGCTTTGTAGAAGTTAATAAATTTATCAAAGATTTCAACCAAGCCAAAACAATGATGCAAGGCGTCATGTCTGGTGATATGGGCAAGATGATGAAGCAAATGGGTATTAACCCAAATAATCTTCCTAAAAATATGCCAAATATGAATGGTATGGATATGTCTGCTCTTGAAGACATGATGGGCGGTGCAGGAATGCCTGATATGAGCCAACTGATGGGGGGAGCTGGCATGCCAGACATGTCCCAAATGTTTGGAGGCGGTCTGAAAGGTAAAATTGGTGAGTTTGCTATGAAACAAGCCATGAAACGCCAAGCCAATAAAATCAAGAAAGCCAAAAAGAAGAGAAAATAA
- a CDS encoding GNAT family N-acetyltransferase, whose translation MLDFVPVNPDNWRIPLSVSPDQAEFVADKVTTLARAFAYRMFDSQAYLIYQQDCPVGLVLYHDFPERQAYLISEFFIDANYQRQGLGRQAMTQLLEKFRSERKFPAVQLCILSQNTPAKALYQLLGFVETGEYDEDEIILRLEF comes from the coding sequence ATGCTAGATTTTGTTCCTGTTAACCCTGATAATTGGCGAATTCCGTTATCAGTTTCGCCTGACCAAGCTGAGTTTGTCGCCGATAAGGTAACAACCTTGGCACGTGCCTTTGCTTATCGGATGTTTGATAGCCAGGCTTATTTGATTTACCAGCAAGATTGTCCTGTTGGTCTAGTTTTATACCATGATTTTCCTGAACGACAAGCCTATCTCATCTCTGAATTCTTCATTGATGCCAACTACCAGCGACAAGGTTTGGGTCGTCAGGCTATGACACAGTTACTGGAAAAATTCCGCTCAGAAAGAAAATTTCCAGCTGTTCAGCTCTGCATTTTATCCCAAAACACCCCAGCCAAAGCCTTGTACCAATTGCTTGGCTTTGTTGAAACGGGCGAATATGATGAAGATGAAATTATATTGCGATTAGAATTCTAA
- a CDS encoding SatD family protein encodes MNYIAIIGNIIHSKQVSQRSNTIEVLKQQLNSINYSFSQNLASPFTLTKGDEFQALCKPNPHIFLMIDQIQLAFRDQLEIKFGIGLGKILTAIDPKQSIGVDGPAYWEAQKAIKVIQDKDDYGSSLVAFSSEYKQIDRVINPLLTSSDFIKATWNSSQTDLFEVLISNKIYQEEFKQKPIAEKMKLSQSAFTKRLKSSGIKLYFRNRKTAMDLILQLSQRS; translated from the coding sequence ATGAATTATATCGCAATAATAGGAAATATTATCCATTCAAAACAAGTTTCCCAGCGTTCAAACACTATAGAAGTTCTAAAGCAACAGCTGAATAGTATCAATTATTCTTTTTCCCAGAACTTGGCATCGCCATTTACCCTTACAAAGGGAGATGAGTTTCAAGCCTTATGTAAGCCTAACCCTCATATTTTTTTGATGATTGACCAAATTCAACTGGCTTTTCGTGATCAGCTAGAAATTAAATTTGGTATTGGCTTGGGGAAAATTTTAACAGCCATCGACCCCAAACAAAGCATTGGAGTGGACGGACCTGCTTATTGGGAAGCGCAAAAAGCGATAAAGGTCATTCAAGATAAGGATGATTATGGTAGTAGCCTAGTTGCTTTTTCTTCTGAATACAAGCAAATCGACCGTGTTATCAATCCTTTACTTACTTCAAGTGATTTTATCAAAGCTACTTGGAATAGTTCACAAACAGACTTGTTTGAAGTCTTAATCAGCAATAAAATCTATCAGGAAGAATTTAAGCAAAAGCCAATTGCCGAGAAGATGAAACTGAGCCAAAGTGCCTTTACCAAACGCTTGAAGTCCAGTGGAATAAAACTTTATTTCCGAAATCGAAAAACAGCTATGGATTTAATTCTGCAGCTCAGTCAAAGAAGTTAA
- a CDS encoding SDR family NAD(P)-dependent oxidoreductase: MRNCMVTGATSGIGKAIAYAFAKNGDNVIITGRRKDKLNEIKCDLENNYDVQVYIYSFDVTNSEQVIDSCQQILQEVGQVHILVNNAGLALGLDKFQDYDLTDMMTMIDTNIKGLLTVTRQILPQMVAHNEGHIINIGSTAGIYAYAGAAVYAATKSAVKVLSDGIRIDTIDKNIKVTTLQPGIVETDFSQVRFHGDKGRAAGVYQGIDALQAEDIANCTLFVANQPQHVQISDMTIMATKQATGFTIHRE, translated from the coding sequence TATGGTTACTGGCGCAACCAGTGGCATTGGGAAAGCCATCGCCTACGCTTTCGCTAAGAATGGTGACAATGTCATCATTACTGGACGCAGAAAAGATAAATTAAATGAAATAAAATGTGATCTTGAGAATAATTATGATGTTCAGGTTTACATCTATTCATTTGATGTGACAAATAGTGAGCAAGTTATTGATTCTTGCCAACAGATACTGCAAGAAGTGGGACAAGTTCATATCTTGGTGAACAATGCAGGTCTGGCTTTAGGCTTGGATAAGTTTCAAGACTATGACTTAACCGATATGATGACCATGATCGATACCAATATAAAGGGCTTGTTAACTGTTACACGTCAGATATTGCCCCAGATGGTTGCACACAACGAAGGGCATATCATCAATATTGGCTCTACTGCTGGGATTTATGCCTATGCTGGCGCAGCGGTCTATGCTGCTACAAAATCAGCGGTTAAGGTCCTGTCTGATGGTATTAGGATTGATACAATCGATAAAAATATCAAGGTTACAACCCTGCAACCTGGTATTGTTGAAACTGACTTTAGTCAGGTTCGTTTCCATGGTGACAAGGGAAGGGCAGCAGGAGTCTATCAAGGGATTGATGCCCTACAAGCTGAAGATATTGCCAATTGTACCTTATTTGTAGCCAATCAGCCTCAGCACGTTCAGATTTCAGATATGACCATTATGGCTACTAAGCAGGCCACTGGCTTCACCATTCATAGAGAATAG
- a CDS encoding sensor histidine kinase has product MIAKFIREYRSFYFSYIVLATSFILLFFLYQLPTEFLQNALLLSLTLLILLTVGFFWKFRNRMRALEDYVHEEALPLLNKPVDLAYLNLIEAEKEATREQLLVYKSREEDLQAMVKMWSHQMKVPLAALSLMSQTDNLNQKEVDHQLLRLDNYMANLLNYLKLTNHASDFRFEQVEVREVVVDLVKKYRNQFLQKDISVTINGNWLLKTDRKWLSFALSQIIDNALKYNKTGGKVAIELNEGISISDTGIGILAEDIPRLFDEGFTGFNGREHQKATGFGLYLTKRVLSQLDLSIKVESRVDVGTTVTITKVQ; this is encoded by the coding sequence ATGATAGCAAAATTTATCCGTGAATACAGGAGTTTTTACTTCTCCTACATTGTTCTGGCTACTAGTTTTATCTTGCTTTTCTTTCTCTATCAACTGCCCACCGAATTCCTGCAAAACGCTCTGCTATTGTCCCTAACCCTTTTAATCCTACTGACTGTAGGGTTTTTCTGGAAGTTTCGCAACCGCATGAGAGCCTTGGAAGACTATGTCCATGAAGAAGCTCTGCCCCTGCTTAATAAGCCTGTGGACTTGGCCTATCTCAACTTGATTGAGGCAGAGAAGGAGGCGACACGAGAGCAGCTTTTGGTCTATAAGTCACGAGAAGAAGACCTGCAAGCTATGGTAAAAATGTGGTCCCACCAGATGAAAGTGCCGCTGGCTGCCCTGTCTTTGATGAGCCAGACTGACAATCTCAATCAGAAAGAAGTCGATCACCAGCTCTTGCGCTTGGATAATTATATGGCAAATCTCCTCAACTACCTCAAACTGACCAACCATGCCAGCGATTTTCGCTTTGAGCAGGTGGAAGTGAGAGAAGTAGTGGTCGATTTGGTCAAAAAATACCGTAATCAGTTCTTGCAAAAAGACATTTCAGTGACCATCAATGGAAATTGGCTACTGAAAACCGACAGAAAGTGGCTTAGTTTTGCCCTATCACAGATTATCGACAACGCCCTCAAGTACAATAAGACTGGTGGAAAGGTGGCCATTGAATTGAATGAGGGGATTTCCATTTCCGATACGGGAATTGGCATTTTGGCAGAAGACATTCCTCGCCTGTTTGATGAAGGATTTACAGGTTTTAATGGGCGTGAACACCAAAAAGCGACAGGTTTTGGGCTTTATTTGACAAAGCGTGTTTTAAGTCAATTAGATTTAAGCATTAAAGTGGAAAGCCGAGTAGACGTCGGCACCACTGTAACCATCACCAAAGTACAGTAG
- a CDS encoding putative DNA-binding protein → MEIEKTNRMNALFEFYAALLTDKQMNYIELYYADDYSLAEIAEEFQVSRQAVYDNIKRTEKLLEDYEMKLHMYSDYVVRSQIFDEILTKYPEDAYLKEKIAILTSIDNRE, encoded by the coding sequence ATGGAAATTGAAAAAACCAACCGAATGAACGCCTTGTTTGAATTCTATGCAGCCTTGCTGACAGATAAGCAAATGAACTACATTGAGCTATATTATGCAGATGATTATAGCTTGGCTGAGATTGCTGAGGAATTTCAAGTTAGCCGTCAGGCGGTCTATGATAACATTAAACGAACAGAAAAATTACTGGAAGATTATGAGATGAAACTACATATGTATTCTGACTATGTAGTGCGTAGTCAGATTTTCGATGAAATACTCACTAAGTATCCAGAAGATGCTTATTTGAAGGAGAAAATCGCCATTTTAACCAGTATTGATAATAGAGAGTAA
- the guaA gene encoding glutamine-hydrolyzing GMP synthase codes for MTKQDVQKIIVLDYGSQYNQLISRRIREFGVFSELKNHKITAEEVRAINPIGIVLSGGPNSVYAENAFDIDPKIFELGIPVLGICYGMQLITHKLGGKVLPAGEAGNREYGQSNLQLKVESALFDNTPEEQLVLMSHGDAVTEIPEGFNLVGLSADCPFAAIENTERRIYGIQFHPEVRHSVYGNDILKNFAFGICGAKGDWTMENFIETEIEKIRQTVGDKKVLLGLSGGVDSSVVGVLLQRAIGDQLTCIFVDHGLLRKNEGDQVMEMLGGKFGLNIIRVDAAKRFLDLLAGVSDPEKKRKIIGNEFVYVFDDEASKLTDVEFLAQGTLYTDIIESGTDTAETIKSHHNVGGLPEDMQFKLIEPLNTLFKDEVRALGTALGMPDEVVWRQPFPGPGLAIRVMGEITEEKLQTVRESDAILREEIAKAGLDRDVWQYFTVNTGVRSVGVMGDGRTYDYTIAIRAITSVDGMTADFAKLPWEVLQKISVRIVNEVDHVNRIVYDITSKPPATVEWE; via the coding sequence ATGACAAAACAAGATGTCCAAAAAATTATTGTATTGGATTATGGTAGCCAGTACAATCAGCTCATCTCACGCCGCATTCGTGAGTTTGGTGTCTTTTCTGAATTGAAAAATCACAAGATTACTGCTGAAGAAGTCCGTGCCATCAATCCGATTGGTATTGTTCTCTCTGGTGGTCCAAACTCTGTTTACGCTGAAAATGCCTTTGATATTGATCCAAAAATCTTTGAATTAGGAATTCCTGTCTTGGGAATTTGCTACGGTATGCAGTTGATCACGCATAAATTGGGTGGTAAGGTACTACCTGCTGGCGAGGCTGGAAACCGTGAATATGGTCAATCAAACTTGCAATTGAAAGTTGAATCAGCCTTGTTTGATAACACACCTGAAGAGCAATTGGTTCTGATGAGCCACGGTGATGCCGTAACGGAAATCCCTGAAGGTTTCAACTTGGTTGGTCTATCTGCTGACTGTCCTTTTGCTGCTATTGAAAACACTGAACGCCGTATCTACGGTATCCAGTTCCACCCAGAAGTTCGTCATTCGGTTTATGGTAATGATATTTTGAAAAACTTTGCGTTTGGTATCTGTGGAGCCAAAGGCGACTGGACCATGGAAAACTTCATTGAAACTGAGATCGAAAAAATCCGTCAAACAGTTGGTGACAAGAAAGTTCTTCTTGGTCTTTCAGGCGGTGTTGACTCATCTGTTGTCGGCGTCCTTCTTCAACGCGCTATCGGTGATCAATTGACCTGTATCTTCGTTGACCACGGTCTTCTTCGCAAAAACGAAGGCGATCAGGTAATGGAGATGTTAGGCGGCAAGTTCGGTCTGAATATTATTCGCGTTGATGCTGCTAAGCGTTTCTTAGACCTACTTGCTGGCGTATCTGACCCTGAAAAGAAACGTAAAATCATCGGTAATGAATTTGTTTACGTCTTTGACGACGAAGCAAGCAAGCTGACGGATGTTGAGTTCTTGGCGCAAGGTACTCTTTATACTGATATCATCGAGTCTGGTACCGATACGGCTGAGACAATCAAATCTCACCACAACGTTGGTGGTCTTCCTGAAGATATGCAGTTTAAGTTGATTGAACCACTTAATACTCTCTTCAAAGATGAGGTACGTGCTCTTGGTACTGCTCTCGGTATGCCTGACGAAGTCGTGTGGCGTCAGCCGTTCCCAGGACCAGGTCTTGCCATTCGTGTCATGGGTGAAATTACCGAAGAAAAACTCCAGACTGTTCGTGAATCTGACGCTATCTTGCGTGAGGAAATTGCAAAAGCAGGTCTTGACCGCGATGTGTGGCAATATTTCACTGTCAATACTGGCGTTCGCTCTGTAGGTGTCATGGGTGATGGTCGTACCTACGACTACACTATCGCCATCCGTGCTATCACTTCTGTTGACGGAATGACTGCTGACTTTGCCAAACTCCCATGGGAAGTCCTTCAGAAAATCTCTGTCCGCATCGTAAACGAAGTAGACCACGTCAACCGCATCGTCTATGATATCACAAGCAAACCACCAGCAACAGTTGAGTGGGAGTAA
- a CDS encoding DUF6287 domain-containing protein, producing the protein MKKNYPLILVSILTLTTLFACSPNKNQVSSSSATSSTTTSSENSTSSSFSSDNTTSTSVEMDAILSMDIDSLMQGNYDSIIGTWQNSSGETLVFNIKGLVDESQNLLGRGKITDGIFETGYIDNNIGEVSLMMLPKDTLLSQSLYSAGSDPTDTTRDRILTKVGAAELDVDAFYRVSNTSSEGIDPLKNTETGIQLESGPKTIEYANSILGENNWRVIEGNYTRTETIPYNVLEGNDNTHYSVYQNGVIVNANYQIVYQP; encoded by the coding sequence ATGAAAAAGAACTACCCATTAATTTTAGTAAGCATTCTGACACTGACTACTCTTTTTGCCTGTAGTCCAAATAAAAATCAAGTAAGTTCTAGTTCAGCGACAAGTTCGACTACTACTAGTAGTGAAAATAGCACTTCAAGTTCTTTTAGTAGTGATAACACAACCTCTACTTCAGTAGAGATGGATGCAATATTATCTATGGATATTGATTCTTTAATGCAAGGAAACTATGATAGCATTATTGGAACCTGGCAAAATAGCAGTGGAGAAACTCTCGTCTTTAATATAAAAGGATTGGTTGATGAAAGCCAAAATTTGTTGGGACGAGGAAAAATTACGGATGGTATTTTTGAAACGGGCTACATTGATAATAATATCGGTGAAGTGAGTTTGATGATGTTGCCTAAAGATACCTTACTTAGCCAATCACTTTACTCAGCTGGAAGTGATCCGACGGATACAACACGAGATCGCATTTTGACAAAGGTTGGAGCAGCAGAACTGGATGTAGATGCCTTTTACCGTGTCAGCAATACGTCTAGCGAGGGTATAGATCCTCTCAAGAATACAGAAACTGGTATTCAACTAGAAAGCGGTCCAAAGACCATCGAATATGCTAATTCTATTCTTGGCGAGAATAATTGGCGAGTAATAGAAGGGAATTATACACGGACGGAAACCATTCCATATAATGTCTTAGAAGGCAATGACAACACTCACTATTCTGTCTATCAAAATGGTGTGATTGTCAATGCTAATTATCAGATTGTCTATCAACCCTAG
- the xerS gene encoding tyrosine recombinase XerS — protein sequence MRRELLLEKIEQLKEIMPWYVLEYYQSKLAVPYSFTTLYEYLKEYRRFFEWLQDSDLVSVERIADISLDVLEHLTKKDMEAFILYLRERPLLNANTTQNGVSQTTINRTLSALSSLFKYLTEEVENDQGEPYFYRNVMKKVSTKKKKETLAARAENIKQKLFLGDETMEFLDYVDKEYQVNLSKRALSSFQKNKERDLAILALLLASGVRLSEAVNLDLRDVNLKMMIIEVTRKGGKRDSVNVAGFAKPYLEAYMSIRQQRYKAEKTDTAFFLSEYRGLPNRIDASSIEKMVAKYSADFKIRVTPHKLRHTLATRLYDATKSQVLVSHQLGHANTQVTDLYTHIVNDEQKNALDKL from the coding sequence ATGAGACGCGAATTATTATTAGAAAAAATTGAACAGCTAAAAGAAATCATGCCTTGGTATGTCTTGGAATATTACCAATCAAAGTTGGCTGTGCCTTACAGTTTCACAACCTTATATGAATACTTGAAAGAATACCGTCGTTTTTTTGAATGGTTGCAGGATTCGGATTTGGTATCTGTGGAACGGATTGCTGACATTTCTCTTGATGTTCTGGAACATTTGACAAAAAAAGATATGGAGGCCTTTATTCTTTATCTGCGGGAGCGTCCCTTGCTGAATGCCAATACCACACAGAATGGTGTGTCGCAGACCACCATTAACCGTACCCTATCGGCACTTTCTAGTCTCTTCAAGTATTTAACCGAAGAAGTGGAAAATGATCAGGGTGAGCCCTACTTCTACCGCAATGTCATGAAGAAGGTATCCACCAAGAAGAAGAAGGAAACCTTGGCGGCTCGGGCGGAGAACATCAAGCAGAAGCTCTTTTTGGGCGATGAAACCATGGAGTTTTTGGACTATGTGGACAAGGAATACCAGGTCAATCTCTCCAAACGTGCCCTCTCCTCCTTCCAAAAAAACAAGGAACGCGACTTGGCGATTTTGGCGCTTCTCTTGGCATCTGGCGTTCGTCTGTCTGAGGCGGTCAATCTGGACCTCCGTGATGTCAACCTCAAGATGATGATCATCGAGGTGACCCGTAAAGGTGGCAAGCGGGACTCGGTCAATGTGGCAGGATTTGCTAAGCCTTACTTAGAAGCCTACATGAGCATCCGTCAGCAACGCTACAAGGCTGAGAAAACGGATACGGCCTTCTTCCTGTCTGAGTACCGTGGTCTGCCTAACCGCATCGACGCTTCTTCCATTGAGAAAATGGTTGCTAAGTATTCTGCGGACTTCAAGATACGTGTCACACCCCACAAACTCCGTCACACATTGGCAACTCGTCTCTACGACGCCACCAAGTCGCAAGTTCTGGTCAGTCACCAGCTGGGTCATGCCAATACCCAGGTCACCGATCTCTACACCCATATCGTTAACGATGAGCAAAAAAATGCTCTGGATAAATTATAA
- a CDS encoding GntR family transcriptional regulator: MKAAYITIHDKLKEQIDKGVWAVGQRLPSERDLADEFGVSRMTLRQGITLLVEEGVLQRKVGSGTYVASTRVQEKMRGTTSFTELVQLQGKMPSSQLLSYTRTKPNEKEVEQLALGKGEYVIRMERVRYADNVPVVYEVASIPERLIKNVPKEDVTNHFFKTLIDNGYRIGTSKQTIFARLANEKVAKYLEISKNQAILALRQVSYLEDGQAFEYVNSQYVGERFEFYLENN, from the coding sequence ATGAAAGCAGCATATATTACCATTCATGATAAATTAAAAGAACAGATTGACAAGGGAGTTTGGGCAGTTGGACAACGCTTACCCAGTGAGCGCGATTTGGCTGACGAGTTTGGCGTTTCACGGATGACCTTGCGCCAGGGCATTACCCTACTGGTCGAAGAAGGAGTTCTTCAACGTAAGGTGGGGTCTGGAACCTATGTAGCCAGCACACGGGTCCAAGAAAAGATGCGTGGAACAACCTCTTTTACTGAATTGGTACAACTCCAAGGGAAAATGCCGAGCAGTCAGTTGTTGTCTTATACTCGTACCAAACCAAATGAGAAAGAAGTTGAGCAACTTGCTTTAGGCAAGGGAGAATACGTTATTCGGATGGAGCGGGTTCGCTATGCTGATAATGTCCCTGTGGTCTATGAGGTAGCCAGCATTCCCGAACGCTTGATTAAGAACGTTCCCAAGGAAGATGTGACTAACCATTTCTTCAAAACCCTTATTGATAATGGCTATCGGATCGGAACAAGTAAACAAACCATTTTTGCCCGACTGGCTAATGAAAAGGTTGCCAAATATTTAGAGATTTCGAAAAATCAAGCTATTCTAGCTTTAAGACAGGTTTCTTATCTGGAAGACGGTCAAGCCTTTGAGTATGTCAATAGCCAGTATGTTGGTGAACGATTCGAGTTTTATCTGGAGAATAATTAG